Below is a genomic region from Brassica rapa cultivar Chiifu-401-42 chromosome A08, CAAS_Brap_v3.01, whole genome shotgun sequence.
CGAGATTTGAATTTCTAGGTTTTGGATCCTGAGTAATCGGGGAGGTTTTGCTACTGAAGAGCACGACGATTTGATTGTGTTTATTAACTGTGTGTTGTTTAACAATTCTGAATTGATTTTGATTGTAACTATTTGCTTATGTGAACATGTTGATAAGATTAGTTGTGGATGAATCTAGATCTGCGAGGTGTTTAGATTTTGagttttgattgtttttttatttttccagaATGGCTAGAAAGAAGACTGAGAGTTCAACTGAATCCTCAAAGGAGATCAAAGCCAGAGGAAAATTCACCAGAGCCAATAAGTGTATGAAAACAACTACTAAGAAAGTCAACGAGTCTGGTAATATTTCAAGTTATTTTTACCAAAAGGATGACAGACTTGTATTGTTTTTTATGTTCTTATCAAGGATTTGTTGGTATTGTTATAGGGAAGCATAATAGTAAAAGAGAGAAGAGGAAGTCCCCTTCTGATTCTCCAGACGAGTCTCCATCCTCTCGAGTTCAAAGGTTAATGAATACCAAAGACGGAGCTCAACAAGTACCTGTTCTTGCTCTCCATTCGGACAAAGAGGTTAGACGTTGTGGAAAAATGAAGTTGCAGCTTTTTCCTGTGGATGCTCATACACGTCAAGGATTAGAAAAGGTAAAAAAAGTCTAAGATCTGACTACAAGACATGGACATATTCTGGTGGATGtttttctaattttgttttttttttgaaactttgtaAGGATGGCTTTCACCCATATTTGGAACTCACTCTTAGCTCACGGAAGAAGGTTTTTTCAGTGCTTCAACACATTCACAGTAAATGGGGAAGCTCAGAGATAGCTCGGGGAGATCCTACCTTGTACCCATATGATAAATCGAGACTCACTTCTGGTCTTAAATGGACACCAGACAGCAGCATCACGATAAGGGATGTCTATGTGGCTGTTGGAGCTCCATCCCTATTCCGCTTAAGGTTTGCATCTGTATTATACCTTTCAACGCAACTTTATAAGCATAGCCGCGTCTTATGAGTGTTTATTTTGTTTAGGTATGGATGGTCTTCTGAGCTTTGTAATAAAACAAATGAACCGCCATCTCCATCAACTCCGGGTATCACTTGTTTTCCAAATGTAGAACCTCAGAACATCTTCTGTGACAAAAGAGAGAATGGAAAGCAGATGTTTGGTTTAGAGAACCTAACTCAAGTGACTGACCCGCCTCTCTCTGCAAACACTCCACCTGATGGACCAGTCGAGTCAGCAGCGGTATGCTTAGTAAAAGTAGTTTTGCTTATCTCTTGTTTTTGGACTCAAATCTTATACTTGACAACTTTGTTTAACCAGGAGAAGAAGATAAATAACGGATCTGGACCAACATTTTTTCAATGGGACGATGGTTTAACAAGCTTAAGTATTGGCGGCTTACTTTCTGAAGTATCTTTGAAGGGGAACTTCGGGAACGGTTCTAAAAATTCAAATGCGAACCCAACTCTCTGGGACGAGAATCTTACAAACATAAGCATTGGAGGTCTGTTTTCCGAGGCATCTTTACAAGGCAGACGCGGTAAAGAAGAATCAACTCATAATAATAGCGGTAATCAGCAGCGAAGTGTTAGCATTGGAGCCTTTCTTTCTGAAGCATCATCACGAGGAGAGGGGAGTAACAAAACTTGGGAGACCAGGGGAGCTACCTCACAACAACCATTACCTCTAATCTCTGATTCATTGGATGCATTCCTTGTGAACCAAACAAAAGATCAGCCTCGAGGTCCTTGTCATGCACCTCCTCCTCCCGAGGTGTCACATTCGTCTATACTCGACGCAGAAGACACATGCCATGCATTTTCATTCCGAAAGCGCACTACAACCTCACCCACGGTTCTTGAGCAGGTTAAACCTATCCCATGTTTTAATTTCTTTCAGTATTCATTTCTGACTAATTTATAACTTGCAACTCGTGATTATGTGGTTTGAGATTTGGCAGGtaagtgaagaaactgaggagcaGCAACAGAAAGATGAATCTAAACCTGCAAAAGGGTTGTTTGGTTCAGGGGTGTTTAATCAGGACAGCAGCCTTGGATTTTCAGGAATCAAGTGGGTAAGTGAGATTTCTAACTGTCTGGTCTCTCTGCTTTATTTGCTGTATAATTAAATACTTAAATGGAAGACTCACCTTAATCAAAAAAGTTGGTTAAAACTACAGTTTGGGTTCCGAATAATTGATATATGATTTTCTTAAATGCAGGCTGACTCACGAGGACCATTTGATTTTGGCTTATCTTTGTCGTCCCGAAAGTTTACAAATGGAGACAGCGTAAGCTTTGGTGCTGCGGTAAAAGATCTACGGGAAGTGGAACCTTCAGAAGATAAAATAAAGCTTCAAAAGCATTGAAGCTCATTACAATGAATCCACAGGTaaagtaaaacaaaatcaataaacACAGAAAGATTACGGCCTAAAAAACCCTGGGAACTTGTTTGCATTTCTAGTAACACTCTTTGGTCGTTACATGTCTagtaactctttttttttttttttccatacaGGAATGTTTCATAGGACCTCACTATGAAGGAGAAGAACGTGAGGGGGGAGGGGGATGTTACATTCCTATTCGTTCCTTTCATGTAAATTTTGACATATATGGCACAGACACAATTCCTCTTTTTATAGAACAAAATGGAAAATAACAAAATGTGGTACATATTTGTTTTCTGAAATTAGAACCACAGAGAAAATGATATCTCTGTTtaattttattaggtttttgATTTTCCAAATTCTAAGATATTCTAAGATTCTGAGGTTGACTTTTAACTTTACTGAAAGCTTTTCaactgttttattttttaagtttggttaaatcatttttaatatatattttattgttgtttGCTAGACAAAAGCAAGTCTTTTAATTTTTGTGTTTTTAAACATAACATCTCACATCATAAAACAAGGTAATTAACATTTATTCTGAAGTCTCTCATGTCCATATGCTTCTATTGTATATGTTAAATAACAAAGTTATTATATTCATCTAAATAAGCAACTGAAGTTCTACATTTTGTTTATTATAATTTCTAAAGATGTTATATGTATTACGCACAAGAATTAAGATGGAAAATAACACATTTATATAGTATGTGTTTGTTAGATCATGTTAAATTTAAATATCACTAATGTATCACGTTGTTGATGTCAATCCAGAGATGAAGCAGATCTTGGACGGTAACAAAAATCTTCGACGGTTGTAAGAACAACACCTTAAAAGACAAATATTTAtgcttatatatttttcttctaaaaacgTTGGTACTATGAAACATATGAATAAAAAAGTATATTTGTTGTTATTTAGAGcttcataaagaaaaaaaaaatacctcgATATATTAAGAGTTCACtagtttatttaaaaacaattgGTCACTATCTGAAAATTACTATAATTTTGGTAATAGTTATATATACCAGAAAAATTAGCCTTTTATGGAAAATAAAGCAATTGTTTTTGTTGTACTAGTTTTAACTAAGAAAATGGGAAATAAttcttcttatatttttaaattataatttcaaaaaaaattactgaAAACAATCATTTTTATTGATTAGTGATTCCATTTACTTCATCAATTTGGTTCATTCCCTATGTATTTattcttttttcatttattttcttaatccaTCTTTTGCctaagagtatatatatataaagaggatttgctctctctttctctctaaaagATGATAAATACATATGTTCTTATCAAATTAAATTGGGAAGAAATCAACATTGTGTGTTTTATGTTCTTTTATTTGCTTCATCTTCTGTTTATGTTGACCAACATTTCTcaatctttaaatttttcaaaaacaacTCTTTCACATATAGATTAATGAATAATGTTATCGAAAGTGGTACACAAACAagaactttttttaattttcgcTGCGGATTGCCATTCTAATCAAGGATCACATATTATATCAATTGTAAACGAAACATAAAGGATGGTTTGGTTTCAGTAATAATAGTGTAACACCATTCCATAACTAAATCAATGTTACTCTCTCTGTATCATTTTAAGAGGTATTTAAAGTTTTtgcacaaatattaagaaaatacaaatttttatgtaattggttttgattacataaaataacattaaacaaaactaattcaaccaataaaaaaatgcagtattttataattgattaaacttttaaaatgatattatattttacctaaaattgtgaaaatatcacttattttgaaacaaaatcaaaattcttAAACAACAGTTAAACTGATATGGATGGAGTAATACATTAGTGTATTGTTTGGCTACATGGGAATCCATAAATACAAGTTAGCTGAAAAAACAACTTGACCCACCAATTATTTAATCTTTTACTCTATCGACATCACATAATTAAATGAACATGATCAGTTCATTATGATAAAATAGTATTTGAAATGTTCTGAAAAAAAGAGCTATTGGATGAAAACTCAACTTTTATTACTAGTTTACTTTATGAGTGTTAGACTATATGAGAATTCATAAACTCATGTTACATAAAGAAAAACTCTTCAACCACTAGTTATAAAATATTCACTATGTcaagttcacaaaaaaaaataaacttggAAACACAAGAATCAAAAATACTCAATCCAAATGAATAACCAAAACTGCCTTCTTGATTAAAGCTTCTCATAGAAGAGCAGGCTAGCTTCAGCACCAAGAACATCACTCTCCGATACTCTGCCAACTTCTGAATCAGATATACTGAACCACCTCGATTCCTCACAATCTGCATCTTCTTGTGATGCTACTCTCACACTTCTATAAACAGTATAGTGTCCGCTTCCGGTCATACCAAAATGTTCCACCACTGTCACAAGCCTATACATGCCACCATGGTTTCTTGATGATGCTTCAGGATTTAAGTACTGTGACACCTCATTCTTTTCTATGTTTAATCCTATTGAAGACTGTGAAAATAAGGAGAGGTCCAAGACAAGCGGGAAAGCGACATGTCCCTATATTCATAAACTCAGATTAGAACACAACTAGTAGTAGTAGTAAATATGACTCATGTAGAGAGGCAAAGAGTCTCTACCGATAGCTTGACCGACTCTCCAAACATGTTCAATGAAGCACGTTGCACTTGAACGCATAGAAGCTGTAAACAATTCAACACTTTCTCAGGCTTCAATCTAAATTTTCGAGTCTAGTTTCAGTAAGTAAATAAATACCTTTGGGAAACGGGCAATGGTTAATTGCTTTAATATAAAGGAATAGCTGTTTGACCATGGCATTCTCtgaagatgatgagaagctTTACAGTCACATTTGTCGTCTCCACCACAGTTCTTGATCTTTTCGATATCTGTCTCAGCTGCTCTCATCGCAGATGAATATTTCACAGCAGCAACGTGCCAGCATCTATGGCAGAAGTAGTTTTCCACTTTCTCCGCGCCAAGAAACTTCTTCAAGCAATTCTCCAAAGTGCATCCCAACACCTAAGAGCAAACCAAGAAACAGCTTGAGAAATGTTCTTTCTAGAGAAGTTTTAAATTCCacaaaaatagtaataaaaaataaagagatggACCTTCAGTAACACATACAATGTTGGAACTACCACTATATAGCAGAGGAGAAAGAGGCAACGTATGGAAAAACTGAAACTCCAACGAAATCTGCAAAAAATCAAGAGAAGATTATTAAAGGGTGAGATTGAGAgattatctaaaaataataaagcCAAAATCACCTGAGAAGAACAAGTTCGACACATCAACGTACTACCAAGAATCCCATCGAACGGTCCACGCAAATGTTTATGCCATCTCTTCAAATCATTGAGACCTTCTTCACTAGGCGCAGCAACCATCCTCAAGTTGCGAGAAAACATTATATCCGAAAGATTACTAGTTTTGGTAGGACGATAGCAAACAACAATCTCTTCTTGCAAAGAAGATATTAGATGAAGAAGAGCTTCTGCTGCGTCCTATATTTCAAAACTTATAGATGAGGAAATGATCAAAATCAAGTATAAGCATCCTTCTAGATGACAATGTAAGCTAACCTGTTGGCATGTCAAATTGAAATTTCTGACATAATGAGTCAATGCCAGCATGACTTGACGAGGACTAGATACAGATTGTCTTCTCCCAGCTGTGCAGAGCTCTGTCAGAAACAATTAACCAAAGATTAAAGCCTAATTAACTGTCACTATTTTGATATACTCACGAAAGAGAGCAGCCAACTGTGCAGAGCTCTGGCAGTAACAATTGACACATGATTAAAGCCTAATCAAAAGTCACTACTCACTAGTATTTATACTcaggagagagaaagagacacACACACAAAACCTTGTAATAAATCAGACAAAGCAAGCGTAAGAGGGAACTGTTCATCAGTTTCACTCGCATCATCTAAAACCCATTGAAGATAACTCCGAAAGTCTTTGCAGCTCGCGAGAGCCTGTTTAAAGGTCAAATTCAAAAGATTACACAAAAAGATGGAAGAGTCCATAATCAAAAATACTATTCGAGTACCTGAAGGATGACGTTGAGGAAGCAATTGTTGCCGAGATTTTGAAGGCCCGGTACGAGCatagcatcatcatcatcatcatcatcatcttcgtcGTCTTGTCTTGTACcggagaataagagatttagGTTGCGGAATCTACCGGACTTTAGGGCGTATAAGAAGCCAGCTACTCCGAGTAGAGAGGCGACGGACAGCTGCGAAGCCCTGAATGTTTGGGTGAGGATACGGACAATCGCCTTTGTGTCGGAAACTCGACGAGGAACCATTGTCAAAAcgttggagagagagagagagagagagaagctctCTAATCGCTTGAGAAACCTAAAACCCTTCAAGTCATCTGGAAGGTTATAAGAAAGCTCGACTCTCTTTTGCCTGTACGGTATCGGTTACGCAAACGTCAcggtaaaaaataaataaattccgGGGGTAGTTCGAGTGAATGGTTTAAAAGATTTCTCATTTAGAGTTTGAGTAAAAATTTAGAGGTAAATCCATCTCCATCACGAAAATTAGACATGGGCATATTTCCCAGATCCGAAGATCCGAATTACCCAAAATGGGGTTTCAGATCAGATTCGGATACAGGAAAATATCCGGTTGGATAAAGTTTAAAATTTGGTCGGATACCGGATCAGATACATGTATATCGGGGATCCGTATGGATATCCGAAAGACCTGAATTAAACCTTAATTAAGATAACCTTAGAAATCTATtatgtttgttttcattttg
It encodes:
- the LOC103835124 gene encoding uncharacterized protein LOC103835124 isoform X1, which codes for MRMARKKTESSTESSKEIKARGKFTRANKCMKTTTKKVNESGKHNSKREKRKSPSDSPDESPSSRVQRLMNTKDGAQQVPVLALHSDKEVRRCGKMKLQLFPVDAHTRQGLEKDGFHPYLELTLSSRKKVFSVLQHIHSKWGSSEIARGDPTLYPYDKSRLTSGLKWTPDSSITIRDVYVAVGAPSLFRLRYGWSSELCNKTNEPPSPSTPGITCFPNVEPQNIFCDKRENGKQMFGLENLTQVTDPPLSANTPPDGPVESAAEKKINNGSGPTFFQWDDGLTSLSIGGLLSEVSLKGNFGNGSKNSNANPTLWDENLTNISIGGLFSEASLQGRRGKEESTHNNSGNQQRSVSIGAFLSEASSRGEGSNKTWETRGATSQQPLPLISDSLDAFLVNQTKDQPRGPCHAPPPPEVSHSSILDAEDTCHAFSFRKRTTTSPTVLEQVSEETEEQQQKDESKPAKGLFGSGVFNQDSSLGFSGIKWADSRGPFDFGLSLSSRKFTNGDSVSFGAAVKDLREVEPSEDKIKLQKH
- the LOC103835124 gene encoding uncharacterized protein LOC103835124 isoform X3, with protein sequence MRMARKKTESSTESSKEIKARGKFTRANKCMKTTTKKVNESGKHNSKREKRKSPSDSPDGAQQVPVLALHSDKEVRRCGKMKLQLFPVDAHTRQGLEKDGFHPYLELTLSSRKKVFSVLQHIHSKWGSSEIARGDPTLYPYDKSRLTSGLKWTPDSSITIRDVYVAVGAPSLFRLRYGWSSELCNKTNEPPSPSTPGITCFPNVEPQNIFCDKRENGKQMFGLENLTQVTDPPLSANTPPDGPVESAAEKKINNGSGPTFFQWDDGLTSLSIGGLLSEVSLKGNFGNGSKNSNANPTLWDENLTNISIGGLFSEASLQGRRGKEESTHNNSGNQQRSVSIGAFLSEASSRGEGSNKTWETRGATSQQPLPLISDSLDAFLVNQTKDQPRGPCHAPPPPEVSHSSILDAEDTCHAFSFRKRTTTSPTVLEQVSEETEEQQQKDESKPAKGLFGSGVFNQDSSLGFSGIKWADSRGPFDFGLSLSSRKFTNGDSVSFGAAVKDLREVEPSEDKIKLQKH
- the LOC103835124 gene encoding uncharacterized protein LOC103835124 isoform X2 — protein: MARKKTESSTESSKEIKARGKFTRANKCMKTTTKKVNESGKHNSKREKRKSPSDSPDESPSSRVQRLMNTKDGAQQVPVLALHSDKEVRRCGKMKLQLFPVDAHTRQGLEKDGFHPYLELTLSSRKKVFSVLQHIHSKWGSSEIARGDPTLYPYDKSRLTSGLKWTPDSSITIRDVYVAVGAPSLFRLRYGWSSELCNKTNEPPSPSTPGITCFPNVEPQNIFCDKRENGKQMFGLENLTQVTDPPLSANTPPDGPVESAAEKKINNGSGPTFFQWDDGLTSLSIGGLLSEVSLKGNFGNGSKNSNANPTLWDENLTNISIGGLFSEASLQGRRGKEESTHNNSGNQQRSVSIGAFLSEASSRGEGSNKTWETRGATSQQPLPLISDSLDAFLVNQTKDQPRGPCHAPPPPEVSHSSILDAEDTCHAFSFRKRTTTSPTVLEQVSEETEEQQQKDESKPAKGLFGSGVFNQDSSLGFSGIKWADSRGPFDFGLSLSSRKFTNGDSVSFGAAVKDLREVEPSEDKIKLQKH
- the LOC103835124 gene encoding uncharacterized protein LOC103835124 isoform X4; the encoded protein is MARKKTESSTESSKEIKARGKFTRANKCMKTTTKKVNESGKHNSKREKRKSPSDSPDGAQQVPVLALHSDKEVRRCGKMKLQLFPVDAHTRQGLEKDGFHPYLELTLSSRKKVFSVLQHIHSKWGSSEIARGDPTLYPYDKSRLTSGLKWTPDSSITIRDVYVAVGAPSLFRLRYGWSSELCNKTNEPPSPSTPGITCFPNVEPQNIFCDKRENGKQMFGLENLTQVTDPPLSANTPPDGPVESAAEKKINNGSGPTFFQWDDGLTSLSIGGLLSEVSLKGNFGNGSKNSNANPTLWDENLTNISIGGLFSEASLQGRRGKEESTHNNSGNQQRSVSIGAFLSEASSRGEGSNKTWETRGATSQQPLPLISDSLDAFLVNQTKDQPRGPCHAPPPPEVSHSSILDAEDTCHAFSFRKRTTTSPTVLEQVSEETEEQQQKDESKPAKGLFGSGVFNQDSSLGFSGIKWADSRGPFDFGLSLSSRKFTNGDSVSFGAAVKDLREVEPSEDKIKLQKH
- the LOC103835125 gene encoding ubiquitin carboxyl-terminal hydrolase 27, translated to MVPRRVSDTKAIVRILTQTFRASQLSVASLLGVAGFLYALKSGRFRNLNLLFSGTRQDDEDDDDDDDDAMLVPGLQNLGNNCFLNVILQALASCKDFRSYLQWVLDDASETDEQFPLTLALSDLLQELCTAGRRQSVSSPRQVMLALTHYVRNFNLTCQQDAAEALLHLISSLQEEIVVCYRPTKTSNLSDIMFSRNLRMVAAPSEEGLNDLKRWHKHLRGPFDGILGSTLMCRTCSSQISLEFQFFHTLPLSPLLYSGSSNIVLGCTLENCLKKFLGAEKVENYFCHRCWHVAAVKYSSAMRAAETDIEKIKNCGGDDKCDCKASHHLQRMPWSNSYSFILKQLTIARFPKLLCVQVQRASLNMFGESVKLSGHVAFPLVLDLSLFSQSSIGLNIEKNEVSQYLNPEASSRNHGGMYRLVTVVEHFGMTGSGHYTVYRSVRVASQEDADCEESRWFSISDSEVGRVSESDVLGAEASLLFYEKL